The following proteins come from a genomic window of Streptomyces sp. NBC_00539:
- a CDS encoding terpene synthase family protein: MTQPFQLPDFYVPYPARLNPHLEAARAHARQWARDFGMLEGSGVWEERDLDAHDYALLCSYTHPDCDSDALNLVTDWYVWVFFFDDHFLETYKRSQDRAGAKEYLDGLAAFMPMDLADGFPEPANPVEAGLRDLWLRTVPAMSMDWRERFSRSTKNLLDESMWELANIGIGRVANPLEYIEMRRKVGGAPWSAGLIEYVCAEVPARVAHSRPLGVLRDAFSDAVHIRNDIFSYEREVGDEGELSNAILVLETFLGCTTQEAAESANDLLTSRLQQFEQTALAELPQLFADHAMDPAEIAAVLAYAKGLQDWQSGGHEWHMVSSRYMNKEARPTAPLSLPFLPSGLGTTALDVRSILEPRAMELRRRSFTHVPYERTGPSVIPDVYMPHRLGLSPHLAHAREVSVAWARRTGMLDPQPGDPGSAIWTEEKLRGYDFALCSAGLDPDASPEALALNASWLTWGTYGDDYYPVVFGRGRNLAAAKATTARLISMVPVDHAEQPAPATVMERGLADLWVRTSAGMSTGQRTEFRATLVDMLESWLWEVDNQVHQRIPDPVDYAEMRRRTFGSYLTMYLCRLGHQGRGVPEEIYSSGTIRSLENAVADAACLINDIFSYQKEVEFEGEFHNYIVITRNFFGIGYPEALHICHQLMTQRTEEFEHIVAKQLPLLYDDWKLGEEARAALDAYVHELEDWHAGILNWHRKIRRYRPQDLQRLPDGLSTGVLDPAFGMSAARLSLPA, translated from the coding sequence GTGACACAGCCGTTTCAACTGCCGGATTTCTACGTGCCCTATCCGGCGCGACTGAACCCGCACCTGGAAGCCGCCAGGGCCCACGCCAGGCAGTGGGCCCGCGACTTCGGGATGCTGGAGGGGTCGGGCGTCTGGGAGGAGCGGGACCTCGACGCGCACGACTACGCGCTGCTGTGCTCCTACACCCACCCGGACTGCGACAGCGACGCGCTGAACCTGGTCACCGACTGGTACGTGTGGGTGTTCTTCTTCGACGACCACTTCCTGGAGACGTACAAGCGCTCCCAGGACCGCGCGGGCGCCAAGGAGTACCTCGACGGCCTGGCCGCCTTCATGCCCATGGACCTGGCCGACGGCTTCCCCGAGCCGGCCAACCCCGTCGAGGCGGGGCTGCGGGACCTGTGGCTGCGGACGGTACCGGCCATGTCGATGGACTGGCGGGAACGATTCTCCCGGTCGACGAAGAACCTCCTCGACGAGTCGATGTGGGAGCTCGCCAACATCGGCATCGGCCGGGTGGCGAACCCCCTCGAATACATCGAGATGCGCCGCAAGGTCGGCGGCGCCCCCTGGTCGGCCGGACTGATCGAGTACGTCTGCGCCGAAGTCCCGGCACGGGTCGCGCACTCGCGCCCGCTCGGCGTGCTGCGGGACGCCTTCTCCGACGCCGTGCACATCAGGAACGACATCTTCTCCTACGAGCGCGAGGTCGGCGACGAGGGCGAACTGTCCAACGCCATCCTGGTGTTGGAGACGTTCCTCGGCTGCACCACACAGGAGGCCGCAGAATCCGCCAACGACCTCCTCACCTCCCGCCTCCAGCAGTTCGAGCAGACCGCGCTCGCCGAACTCCCCCAGCTCTTCGCCGACCACGCCATGGACCCCGCCGAGATCGCGGCCGTCCTCGCCTACGCCAAGGGCCTCCAGGACTGGCAGTCCGGTGGCCACGAGTGGCACATGGTCTCCAGCCGTTACATGAACAAGGAGGCCCGGCCCACCGCCCCGCTCTCCCTGCCGTTCCTCCCCAGCGGCCTCGGCACCACCGCCCTCGACGTCCGCTCGATCCTGGAGCCCCGCGCGATGGAGCTGCGCCGGCGCAGCTTCACCCACGTCCCGTACGAGCGGACCGGGCCCTCCGTCATCCCGGACGTCTACATGCCGCACCGGCTCGGCCTCAGCCCCCACCTGGCGCACGCCCGCGAGGTGTCGGTGGCCTGGGCGCGGCGCACGGGCATGCTGGACCCGCAGCCGGGCGATCCCGGCTCGGCCATCTGGACCGAGGAGAAGCTGCGCGGCTACGACTTCGCCCTCTGCTCGGCCGGCCTGGACCCCGACGCCTCGCCCGAGGCGCTGGCGCTGAACGCCTCGTGGCTGACCTGGGGCACGTACGGCGACGACTACTACCCGGTGGTGTTCGGGCGCGGCAGGAACCTGGCCGCCGCCAAGGCGACCACCGCCCGCCTGATCTCCATGGTGCCCGTCGACCACGCCGAGCAGCCCGCGCCGGCCACCGTCATGGAGCGCGGCCTCGCCGACCTGTGGGTGCGCACCAGCGCCGGCATGTCCACCGGGCAGCGCACCGAGTTCCGGGCCACGCTCGTGGACATGCTGGAGAGCTGGCTGTGGGAGGTGGACAACCAGGTCCACCAGCGCATCCCGGACCCGGTGGACTACGCCGAGATGCGCCGCCGCACCTTCGGCTCGTACCTCACCATGTACCTGTGCCGCCTCGGCCACCAGGGCCGGGGCGTCCCGGAGGAGATCTACTCCTCGGGCACCATCCGGTCGCTGGAGAACGCCGTCGCCGACGCCGCGTGCCTGATCAACGACATCTTCTCGTACCAGAAGGAAGTGGAGTTCGAGGGCGAGTTCCACAACTATATTGTGATCACGCGGAACTTCTTCGGCATCGGCTATCCGGAGGCGCTGCACATCTGCCACCAGCTGATGACGCAGCGCACGGAGGAGTTCGAACACATCGTCGCCAAGCAACTGCCGCTGCTCTATGACGACTGGAAGCTGGGCGAGGAGGCGCGGGCCGCTCTGGACGCCTACGTGCATGAACTGGAGGACTGGCACGCCGGCATCCTCAACTGGCACCGGAAGATCCGCCGTTACCGCCCGCAGGACCTGCAACGGCTGCCGGACGGCCTGTCCACCGGCGTCCTGGACCCCGCCTTCGGCATGTCCGCGGCCCGGCTCTCCCTGCCCGCCTGA
- a CDS encoding YncE family protein, whose product MPRFPARALLSACVLAAATLGAAPAPQPGSSAPREVLFVGNNWEGTADVLASTGDLAKVGRINVIPDKDERLREIYLNPVKLGFFLGIRATAGEGHDQFVDDMYTTPDGSAVVASRPSFADVVSLDARTGRINWRFPVAGYRADHMALSPDGTRVAVSASTANTVHVLDIATGRQVGSFTTGDKPHENVFTQGGRYLWNSSIGDVTSALDAPWLDWTKGDRKITVVDTQTFRTVRVIDMRERLDAFGRPDLSDAVRPMSFSPDESKVYFQVSFFNGVVEYDVTADRITRIKELPGNPATSTDRTTWVNDSRHHGLSMSPDGAKLCVAGTMDDYATIVDRATLTEAAPVPAVKPYWATVDGDGSACVISESGADRVTAIDFATGTKRVSVPVGDHPQRVRLGHVPAGWSGPAAR is encoded by the coding sequence ATGCCCCGGTTCCCCGCACGTGCCCTGCTGTCCGCCTGCGTCCTGGCCGCGGCCACGCTCGGCGCGGCGCCCGCACCGCAGCCCGGATCCTCCGCGCCGCGCGAGGTGCTGTTCGTCGGGAACAACTGGGAAGGCACCGCCGATGTGCTCGCCTCCACCGGCGATCTCGCCAAGGTCGGCCGGATCAACGTGATCCCCGACAAGGACGAGCGCTTGCGGGAGATCTACCTCAACCCGGTGAAGCTCGGCTTCTTCCTCGGCATCCGCGCCACGGCGGGCGAAGGCCACGACCAGTTCGTGGACGACATGTACACCACCCCGGACGGCTCCGCGGTGGTCGCCTCCCGGCCCAGCTTCGCCGACGTGGTCTCCCTCGACGCCCGCACCGGGAGGATCAACTGGCGCTTCCCCGTGGCCGGGTACCGCGCCGACCACATGGCGCTGTCTCCGGACGGCACCCGGGTCGCCGTCTCCGCCTCGACCGCCAACACCGTGCACGTGCTCGACATCGCCACCGGCCGGCAGGTCGGCTCCTTCACCACCGGGGACAAGCCGCACGAGAACGTCTTCACGCAGGGCGGCCGCTACCTGTGGAACAGCTCCATCGGCGACGTGACCTCCGCGCTGGACGCGCCCTGGCTGGACTGGACGAAGGGCGACCGGAAGATCACGGTCGTCGACACCCAGACCTTCCGCACCGTCCGGGTGATCGACATGCGCGAACGCCTGGACGCCTTCGGCCGCCCGGACCTCTCGGACGCCGTGCGGCCCATGTCGTTCAGTCCGGACGAGTCGAAGGTCTACTTCCAGGTGTCCTTCTTCAACGGCGTGGTCGAGTACGACGTGACCGCCGACCGGATCACCCGGATCAAGGAACTGCCCGGCAATCCCGCCACCAGCACCGACCGCACCACCTGGGTCAACGACTCGCGCCACCACGGGCTGTCGATGAGCCCCGACGGCGCGAAGCTCTGCGTCGCCGGCACCATGGACGACTACGCGACGATCGTGGACCGGGCCACGCTCACCGAAGCCGCGCCCGTGCCCGCCGTGAAGCCGTACTGGGCCACCGTCGACGGTGACGGAAGCGCCTGCGTGATCTCCGAGAGCGGCGCCGACCGGGTCACCGCCATCGACTTCGCCACCGGGACCAAGCGGGTCTCCGTCCCGGTCGGCGACCATCCGCAGCGGGTCAGGCTCGGGCACGTCCCGGCCGGCTGGAGCGGACCGGCGGCGCGCTGA
- a CDS encoding XdhC family protein translates to MLDIAEELNRWVEQGRAFAVATVVAVGGSAPRQPGAALAVDGEGTVIGSVSGGCVEGAVYELCRQSLEDGESVTERFGYSEDDAYAVGLTCGGVIDILVTPVLPGSPVRTVLAAALAAAARGETAAVARVAEGPAELMGRVVAVRGDGSYEGGLGAHPELDRTVAEEARAMLDAGRTGVLEIGADGRLCGEPLKVLVESSVPPPRMIVFGAIDFASALVRIGKFLGYHVTLCDARPVFTTKNRFPEADEVVVDWPHRYLEAQVDGGTIDSRTVLCVLTHDAKFDVPLLETALRLPVAYVGAMGSRRTHEDRNERLREAGVSELELARLRSPIGLDLGARSPEETALSIAAEIVANRRGGSGAALTGGGIPIHREGARTVAGRIGFVA, encoded by the coding sequence ATGCTGGACATCGCCGAAGAACTCAACCGGTGGGTCGAGCAGGGTCGTGCTTTCGCCGTCGCCACGGTCGTGGCGGTCGGCGGCAGCGCTCCCCGGCAGCCCGGGGCCGCCCTCGCCGTCGACGGCGAGGGAACGGTGATCGGCTCGGTGTCCGGTGGATGCGTGGAGGGCGCGGTGTACGAGCTGTGCCGGCAGTCCCTGGAGGACGGCGAGAGCGTCACCGAACGCTTCGGCTACAGCGAAGACGACGCCTACGCCGTGGGTCTGACCTGCGGCGGAGTCATCGACATCCTCGTCACCCCGGTTCTCCCGGGCTCTCCCGTACGGACGGTGCTCGCGGCCGCGCTGGCCGCCGCCGCCCGCGGGGAGACGGCGGCGGTCGCCCGGGTCGCCGAGGGCCCGGCGGAGCTGATGGGCCGGGTGGTGGCAGTCCGCGGCGACGGCTCGTACGAAGGCGGCCTCGGCGCGCACCCCGAGCTGGACCGCACCGTCGCCGAGGAAGCCCGCGCCATGCTGGACGCCGGGAGGACCGGCGTGCTGGAGATCGGCGCCGACGGCCGGCTCTGCGGAGAGCCGCTCAAGGTGCTCGTCGAGTCCAGCGTCCCGCCTCCGCGGATGATCGTCTTCGGCGCCATCGACTTCGCGTCCGCCCTCGTGCGGATCGGCAAGTTCCTCGGCTACCACGTGACCCTGTGCGACGCCCGGCCGGTGTTCACCACGAAGAACCGTTTCCCCGAGGCGGACGAGGTCGTGGTCGACTGGCCGCACCGCTACCTGGAGGCCCAGGTCGACGGCGGGACCATCGACTCCCGGACCGTCCTGTGCGTGCTCACCCACGACGCCAAGTTCGACGTCCCGCTGCTGGAGACGGCCCTCAGACTTCCCGTCGCGTACGTCGGCGCCATGGGCTCGCGCCGCACCCACGAGGACCGCAACGAGCGCCTGCGCGAGGCGGGCGTGTCCGAACTGGAACTCGCGCGGCTCCGCTCGCCGATCGGCCTGGACCTCGGCGCCCGCTCCCCGGAGGAGACCGCGCTGTCCATCGCCGCCGAGATCGTCGCCAACCGCCGCGGCGGCTCCGGCGCGGCCCTCACGGGTGGCGGGATACCGATCCACCGCGAGGGTGCGCGGACGGTGGCGGGCCGGATCGGCTTCGTCGCCTGA
- a CDS encoding NCS2 family permease, with product MTQSSVEPKTTAEEAGDGTRTPAGRSWLDRYFHITHRGSNVGNEIRGGVTTFMAMAYILLLNPLILSGKDAAGDTMSQKALITATAFAAALTTLLMGFVGKVPLALAAGLSVSGVLSSQVAPQMTWPQAMGMCVMYGVVICLLVVTGLREMIMNAIPLALKHGITMGIGLFVALIGLYKAGFVGNGAEFAPPVTLGAAGQLSGWPVFVFCLTLLAIFMLQARKIRGAILIGIVGGTVVAAIINAVANVDPKAWKNGAPELSGSAVSMPDFSLFGKVEFGGWGDVGVMTVGMIVFTLVLAGFFDAMATIIGVGTEAKLADDQGRMPGLSKALFIDGAGGAIGGIAGGSGQTVFVESATGVGEGARTGLASVVTGLFFAACLFFTPITQIVPGEVASAALVVIGAMMMQNARHVDWADSSTAIPVFLTVVLMPFTYSITAGVAAGVISYVAIKVAQGKAREIGAFMWALTVIFIVFFSLHPIEGWLGVK from the coding sequence ATGACCCAGTCGTCTGTGGAGCCCAAGACCACCGCGGAAGAGGCCGGCGACGGCACTCGTACCCCCGCCGGGCGTTCTTGGCTCGACCGGTACTTTCACATAACCCACAGAGGGTCCAACGTCGGCAATGAGATTCGTGGCGGCGTCACGACCTTCATGGCCATGGCGTACATCCTCCTGCTCAACCCGCTGATCCTCTCCGGCAAGGACGCCGCCGGAGACACCATGAGCCAGAAGGCGCTGATCACGGCCACGGCCTTCGCCGCCGCCCTGACGACGCTCCTCATGGGCTTCGTCGGCAAGGTGCCGCTCGCCCTCGCGGCCGGCCTGTCGGTCTCGGGCGTGCTGTCCTCGCAGGTCGCTCCGCAGATGACCTGGCCGCAGGCCATGGGCATGTGCGTGATGTACGGCGTCGTGATCTGTCTCCTGGTCGTCACCGGCCTCCGAGAGATGATCATGAACGCGATCCCGCTCGCGCTCAAGCACGGCATCACGATGGGCATCGGCCTGTTCGTGGCCCTGATCGGCCTCTACAAGGCCGGCTTCGTCGGAAACGGCGCGGAGTTCGCCCCGCCCGTCACCCTCGGCGCCGCCGGTCAGCTCTCCGGGTGGCCCGTCTTCGTCTTCTGCCTGACCCTGCTGGCCATCTTCATGCTCCAGGCCCGCAAGATCCGCGGTGCCATCCTGATCGGCATCGTCGGCGGAACCGTCGTCGCGGCGATCATCAACGCCGTCGCGAACGTCGACCCGAAGGCCTGGAAGAACGGCGCGCCCGAGCTCTCGGGCTCCGCGGTCTCCATGCCCGACTTCTCGCTCTTCGGCAAGGTCGAGTTCGGTGGCTGGGGCGACGTCGGCGTCATGACGGTCGGCATGATCGTCTTCACCCTCGTCCTCGCCGGCTTCTTCGACGCGATGGCCACCATCATCGGCGTCGGCACCGAGGCCAAGCTCGCCGACGACCAGGGCCGCATGCCGGGCCTGTCCAAGGCGCTGTTCATCGACGGTGCCGGTGGCGCCATCGGCGGCATCGCGGGCGGCTCCGGCCAGACCGTGTTCGTCGAGTCGGCGACCGGTGTCGGCGAGGGGGCCCGTACGGGTCTCGCCTCCGTCGTGACCGGCCTCTTCTTCGCCGCCTGCCTCTTCTTCACCCCGATCACCCAGATCGTCCCGGGTGAGGTCGCCTCCGCGGCCCTGGTCGTCATCGGCGCGATGATGATGCAGAACGCCCGCCACGTGGACTGGGCCGACAGCTCGACCGCCATTCCGGTCTTCCTGACCGTGGTGCTCATGCCGTTCACCTACTCGATCACGGCCGGTGTCGCCGCCGGTGTGATCTCCTACGTGGCCATCAAGGTCGCGCAGGGCAAGGCGCGCGAGATCGGTGCGTTCATGTGGGCGCTCACCGTCATCTTCATCGTCTTCTTCTCGCTCCACCCGATCGAGGGCTGGCTGGGCGTGAAGTAG